The following are from one region of the Plodia interpunctella isolate USDA-ARS_2022_Savannah chromosome 25, ilPloInte3.2, whole genome shotgun sequence genome:
- the LOC128680879 gene encoding uncharacterized protein LOC128680879 isoform X2, which yields MTVRRGNKKVGKRYNNQITYRSVKITEDQEGVDEFTHNARIWMKDKMSLAAVKEGTDKLVGVLIMRIQEKSAFSRTFSRVKLTHNPLYSTVMTFYNTIEKPVDIFKRLDVRKYFKIYLLALKSRYRHRGIAKEMLKAAILLCANANVPAITGIFTTSRAQTVAEELGFEKYNEIYYIRYLIDEKIVFHDAGLGNYGAALMGFRIPDVHEQVEAKKQQSSRFNIKPMDEEEE from the exons ATGACCGTGCGACGTGGaaacaaaaaagtaggaaagcggtaTAATAATCAG ATAACCTATAGATCGGTGAAGATAACGGAAGACCAGGAAGGAGTGGACGAGTTCACCCACAACGCTAGGATATGGATGAAAGACAAGATGTCTTTAGCTGCCGTGAAGGAGGGCACGGACAAACTGGTCGGTGTGCTGATCATGAGAATACAGGAGAAAA GTGCCTTCTCCCGCACATTCAGCCGAGTGAAGCTAACCCATAACCCACTTTACTCCACTGTAATGACGTTCTATAACACCATAGAGAAACCGGTGGACATCTTCAAACGGCTCGACGTGAGGAAGTACTTCAAGATATACCTACTGGCTTTGAAGTCTCGGTACAGGCATAGAG GCATAGCCAAGGAGATGTTGAAGGCGGCCATATTGCTTTGTGCTAACGCGAACGTACCCGCCATCACCGGTATATTCACTACGAGCCGTGCGCAGACGGTCGCTGAGGAGCTTGGCTTTGAGAAGTATAATGAGATTTATTACATCAGATACCTAATCGACGAGAAG ATAGTATTCCACGACGCGGGCTTGGGTAACTACGGCGCGGCTTTGATGGGGTTCAGGATACCAGACGTCCACGAGCAGGTGGAGGCGAAGAAGCAGCAGTCTTCTAGGTTTAACATCAAACCGAtggacgaagaagaagaataa